The nucleotide sequence CGGTCTGTTTGCACACCCGGCAGCCCGCACCGTTGCACATGACACAGGCGATATCCACCTCGGCCGAGGGCTCGGTGAAGGGGAAATAGGAGGGTCTGAAACGGGTCTTCAAGTCTTGTTCAAAAAAGCTGCGCAGGAAGGTGTCCAGCAGCCCTTTCAGATCGGCGAAGCTGATCTGTTCATCCACCATAAAGCCCTCTACCTGGTGGAACATCGGGGTATGGGTGAGATCGGAATCGCGGCGGTAGACGCGCCCCGGTGCAATGATGCGCAGCGGCGGGCTGCGATGCTCCATGACATGCACTTGCACCGGTGAGGTATGGGTGCGGAGGAGGGTATGGGCGTCAAAATAAAAGGTATCGTGCATCGCGCGCGCCGGATGATGCGCGGGAATATTGAGGGCCTCGAAATTGTGATAATCGTCTTCGATCTCGGGGCCTTCGGCGGTTTCAAAGCCAAGCTGGGCGAACATCGCCTCGATGCGTTGCAGGGTGCGTGTGACGGGATGCAGCCCGCCGGTCACCTGGCCCCTGCCGGGAAGTGTCACGTCCAGGGTCTCGGAGCCCAGCCTTGCCTCGAGCTCCGCGTCTTCCAGTACGGCGAGGCGCGCGGCCAGGGCCTGGTTTACCGTCTCCTTGATCTGGTTGACGGCCTGGCCGGCCTGGGGACGTAGCTCCGGCGCGAGGCCGCCGACGCTTTTGAGGTATTCGGTGAGCACGCCTTTCTTGCCCAGATACTTGACGCGCAGTTGCTCGAGCACGGCCGAGTCTTGCGCCTGAGCGATCTCGCTCTGGGCCAGGGTTTCGATGTTTTTTAGATCTTGCACTAAGATCTCCCCTTAGTCGCTCCTGCGCATCCATGCGCTCGCGACATTCGCACGTCCCTGTGCAGCAAAATAAAAAGGGGAAAGGCCTTGGCCTTTCCCCTGTCTCTTTAGACTGATCTAGGATCTAAAGCGCCGTATCAGTTCGACAGGGTGTGGGCCTTGGCCTTTTCCGCCAGCGCCGCAAAGGCCGGCTTGTCGAAGACGGCGAGGTCGGCCAGCACCTTGCGATCAATCTCGATGACGGCTTTTTTGAGACCGTTCATAAGCAGGCTGTATGACAGACCGCACTCGCGCGCGGCTGCGTTGATGCGCACGATCCACAGGGCGCGGAACTGGCGCTTCCTCTGCTTGCGCCCGATGTAGGCGTATTGGCCGGCCTTGATGACCGCTTGCTTGGCGACGCGATAGACGTTCTTGCGCGCGCCATAGTAACCCTTGGCTCGTGCGAGAAGCTTTTTGTGTTTGGCGTGAGCAGTGACGCCGCGTTTTACTCTAGACATTACAACACCTCTTAGCTAAAGGGCAGCAGACGGCGCAGCCCGGGGACGTCAGATTTATCCACCATATTATTATGGCGCAGGTGACGCTTGCGCTTGGTGCTCTTCTTGGTGAGGATGTGGTTAAGGTGCGATTGGCCGTGTTTAAACCCGCCCGAGGCCGTGCGCTTGAAACGCTTGGCCGCACCGCTGTTAGTCTTCAATTTTGGCATTACAGTTAGACTCCAGAAATTCTTTATTCAGATTAACTTCGCTTTACACTCTACTTGCCAGAGATACTTCGCTTCTCATTTTTTAGGGCCGATCAGCATCACCATCTGCCGCCCCTCCATCTTCGGAAATTGTTCCACCACTCCGATATCGGCCAGATCGGCCTCAACCCGCTTGAGCAGCTTGACTCCCAGTTCCTGGTGAGCGAACTCGCGGCCGCGGTAACGCAACGTGACCTTGGCCTTATCGCCCTCATTGAGGAACCGTATCAGGTTGCGCAGCTTGACCTGGTAATCGCCTTCTTCGGTGGTGGGGCGAAACTTGACTTCCTTGATCTGAATCTGTTTTTGCTTCTTCTTGGCCTGCTGTTGTCTCTTGCCCAGCTCGAAAAGATATTTGCCGTAATTCATCACACGGCAGACCGGCGGATCGGCGTTCGGTACAATCTCAACCAAATCAAGCTCAGCGTCCAAGGCCAGTTTCTGCGCTTCTTCCAGAGGCAGTACCCCTAATTGCTCACCCTCGCTTCCGATCACCCGCACCTGGGGGGCGGTAATCGCTTCATTCAGACGAGTATCTCTGTCAGCTACGATAATCTAGTCTCCTTGAGGCTCTAAAATAGAACAGGCGCCTCTAAAAATGCGTCTTTTGTCTTTATGCGGCGTTGTTGTCTGCTCAGAATGCTCATGTACTGGCGTGTACACTCCGCTTCTTCGCAGACAACGCCTTGCCTAAAGTCAAAATCCACTATATTTTAGAGGTACCCGAACGACCGCGGCGCGCGATTTCTGTGCGGCTGTGATCCACAAAGGCATGCAGCGCCATCGGACCCAGATCTTCGCCGCCTCGCGTGCGCACGGCCACGGTTGCGTTTTCCGTCTCCCGGTCACCTACGACCAGGAGGTAGGGCACACGTTGCAATGTGTACTCCCGGATTTTAAAGCCTATCTTCTCATTTCTCAAGTCCGATTTCACCCTTAATCCCTGTTTTTGCAGGATTTCGGTGCATTTTTGGGCATATTCGGCCTGACTGTCCGTAATATTCATGACCACCGCCTGCACCGGCGCGAGCCAGAGGGGGAAGGCGCCGGCGTATTCCTCGATGAGGATGCCGATGAAACGCTCGAGCGATCCGAGGATGGCGCGGTGCAGCATCACCGGCACCTGCTTGGAGCCGTCCTCGGCGATGTAGTGCGCGCCGAGGCGGCCCGGCATGGAGAAGTCCACTTGAATAGTGCCGCACTGCCACGCGCGCCCGATGCTGTCTTTCAGCGAGAACTCGATCTTGGGGCCGTAAAACGCGCCTTCACCGGGTTGTAAATCCCAGGGGAGTTGTTTGGCGTTGAGGGCCTGCTCCAGCGCATGTTCGGCCTTGCCCCACAGATCGTCGGCGCCGATACGATCCGCCGGGCGGGTGGAGAGCTTGTAGATGATGTCCTTGAAACCGAAGTCGGCGTAGACCTGATGCAGCAGGTCAATGAAGTTTGATACTTCCTCCTGCATCTGCGCCTCGGTACAAAAGATGTGCGCGTCGTCCTGTACGAAGTTACGCAGGCGCATCAGGCCGTGCAGCGCGCCGGACTGCTCGTTACGGTGACAGGAGCCGAACTCCGCCAGGCGCAGCGGCAAATCGCGGTAGCTCTTGAGCCCCTGATTGTAGACCTGGATGTGGCACGGGCAGTTCATCGGTTTCACCGCGTACAGCCGCTTCTCCGACTCGGTGATGAACATGTGTTCCTTGAACTTATCCCAGTGGCCGGACTTCTCCCATAGCGAGCGATCAACTACCTGCGGGGTGCGTATCTCCTGATAGCCGTGTTCGCGCCACAACGCGGCCATGTACTGCGTGACCTCTTGATAGATGCGCCAGCCATTCTCGTGCCAAAACACCATGCCCGGCGCTTCTTCCTGAAAATGAAACAGGCCGAGTTGTTTGGCGAGCTTGCGATGGTCGCGTTTCTCCGCCTGCTCCAAACGGTTCAGATAGGCCTTGAGGTCTTTTTCGTTGAGCCAGGCGG is from Gammaproteobacteria bacterium and encodes:
- the thrS gene encoding threonine--tRNA ligase, which translates into the protein MPVITLPDGSRREYPQPITLKDVAASIGAGLAKAALAAKVDGKLVDLSHLLDHDASVAIVTDKSPEALDVVRHSNAHLLAQAVKELFPKAQVTIGPVIEDGFYYDFAFEHRFTPEDLAAIEARMKELADKDFPVARTVMPREQAIKFFRDMGEEYKAQIIEDIPTGEELSLYKQGDFIDLCRGPHVPSTGKLKAFKLTKLAGAYWRGDSKNEMLQRIYGTAWLNEKDLKAYLNRLEQAEKRDHRKLAKQLGLFHFQEEAPGMVFWHENGWRIYQEVTQYMAALWREHGYQEIRTPQVVDRSLWEKSGHWDKFKEHMFITESEKRLYAVKPMNCPCHIQVYNQGLKSYRDLPLRLAEFGSCHRNEQSGALHGLMRLRNFVQDDAHIFCTEAQMQEEVSNFIDLLHQVYADFGFKDIIYKLSTRPADRIGADDLWGKAEHALEQALNAKQLPWDLQPGEGAFYGPKIEFSLKDSIGRAWQCGTIQVDFSMPGRLGAHYIAEDGSKQVPVMLHRAILGSLERFIGILIEEYAGAFPLWLAPVQAVVMNITDSQAEYAQKCTEILQKQGLRVKSDLRNEKIGFKIREYTLQRVPYLLVVGDRETENATVAVRTRGGEDLGPMALHAFVDHSRTEIARRGRSGTSKI
- the rplT gene encoding 50S ribosomal protein L20, which gives rise to MSRVKRGVTAHAKHKKLLARAKGYYGARKNVYRVAKQAVIKAGQYAYIGRKQRKRQFRALWIVRINAAARECGLSYSLLMNGLKKAVIEIDRKVLADLAVFDKPAFAALAEKAKAHTLSN
- the infC gene encoding translation initiation factor IF-3 is translated as MVADRDTRLNEAITAPQVRVIGSEGEQLGVLPLEEAQKLALDAELDLVEIVPNADPPVCRVMNYGKYLFELGKRQQQAKKKQKQIQIKEVKFRPTTEEGDYQVKLRNLIRFLNEGDKAKVTLRYRGREFAHQELGVKLLKRVEADLADIGVVEQFPKMEGRQMVMLIGPKK
- the rpmI gene encoding 50S ribosomal protein L35, which encodes MPKLKTNSGAAKRFKRTASGGFKHGQSHLNHILTKKSTKRKRHLRHNNMVDKSDVPGLRRLLPFS
- the pheS gene encoding phenylalanine--tRNA ligase subunit alpha, which translates into the protein MQDLKNIETLAQSEIAQAQDSAVLEQLRVKYLGKKGVLTEYLKSVGGLAPELRPQAGQAVNQIKETVNQALAARLAVLEDAELEARLGSETLDVTLPGRGQVTGGLHPVTRTLQRIEAMFAQLGFETAEGPEIEDDYHNFEALNIPAHHPARAMHDTFYFDAHTLLRTHTSPVQVHVMEHRSPPLRIIAPGRVYRRDSDLTHTPMFHQVEGFMVDEQISFADLKGLLDTFLRSFFEQDLKTRFRPSYFPFTEPSAEVDIACVMCNGAGCRVCKQTGWLEVLGCGMVHPNVFSHVGIDNERYTGVAFGMGVERLAMLRYGVNDLRLFFENDLRFLKQFQ